Proteins encoded in a region of the Mucispirillum schaedleri ASF457 genome:
- a CDS encoding DsbA family protein gives MKRLFILVVLLAALVTGCKSADLKVLEKNLQAGFAQTGQDIKVQVIELKNLKDILPGFAFVEIKIYNNNNLVNTERFITNGRYFAKDIIDSKTLSSLKDELDFEFAKVETIDTSKLTLASGNKDAKNVIVEITDFQCPYCKKANALFKEKLADKSDYALYIVHLPLDMHPNAQIMAQIFEAGMQMGFNFKNELFEADYIKVIESKIEDLQEAGTQLNQETLAVLIDEVNNQIINDFAAKTDNPDKFKSLVLSDEIKTKVDETKELAENLNISATPAFYINGKAISGYNERLILKALDDIK, from the coding sequence ATGAAACGCTTATTTATACTTGTTGTTTTACTTGCTGCACTTGTTACTGGCTGCAAATCTGCTGATTTGAAAGTATTAGAAAAAAATTTACAGGCAGGTTTTGCTCAAACTGGACAGGATATTAAAGTTCAAGTTATTGAACTTAAAAATCTTAAAGATATACTTCCGGGCTTTGCATTTGTAGAAATAAAAATTTATAATAATAATAATCTTGTTAATACTGAAAGATTTATTACAAATGGCAGGTATTTTGCAAAGGATATAATTGATTCTAAAACATTATCTTCTTTAAAAGATGAATTAGATTTTGAATTTGCAAAAGTGGAAACAATAGATACATCTAAACTTACACTTGCATCTGGCAATAAAGATGCTAAAAATGTAATTGTTGAAATTACTGATTTTCAATGTCCATACTGCAAAAAAGCTAATGCTTTATTTAAAGAAAAATTAGCAGATAAATCAGACTATGCATTGTATATAGTTCATTTACCATTAGATATGCACCCAAATGCACAAATTATGGCACAAATTTTTGAAGCTGGTATGCAAATGGGTTTTAATTTTAAAAATGAACTTTTTGAAGCAGATTATATTAAAGTCATAGAGTCAAAAATTGAAGATTTGCAAGAAGCAGGCACTCAACTTAATCAAGAAACATTAGCTGTATTAATTGATGAAGTAAATAATCAAATTATAAATGATTTTGCAGCTAAAACAGATAATCCTGATAAATTTAAATCATTAGTTTTATCTGATGAAATTAAAACAAAAGTTGATGAAACAAAAGAATTAGCAGAAAATTTAAACATTAGTGCTACACCAGCATTTTATATTAATGGAAAGGCCATTTCTGGTTATAATGAAAGATTAATTTTAAAAGCTTTAGATGATATTAAATAG
- the mutL gene encoding DNA mismatch repair endonuclease MutL has translation MSVIKRLSPEVASKIAAGEVVEKPFNVVKELIENSCDAGASKIIVEVNEGGLNKIKIIDNGKGIDKDDLPLALERFATSKAATVEDVYSAATFGFRGEALAAISSVSDFKITSGKDGKAYTIACQYGKICDIKPTAAVKGTIIEADRLFENLPARRKFLKSSKSLEGEIIKLIKHFSLINPEIDIILKCNDKEVYHALSSDDTVVRASKVFNGKAFCKGVAEYAGKKVTACATLPAASDRLKRDAIIIGVNGRLIKDASLVQAVINAYHRLIPDGRFPAAVIDIRINPDIVDANVHPAKLEVRFVNAGEIFSLVNDAVANSFKGKGVNTGYTGNYIQQGYTINDIQDNKEQSNIEYEKHVKNKPVFNQAGSYPPFSKHTNSSLNTSYKDESPKINSAEVPQPAYTLSLDETLENIPAYNTDIYDNTAAVLNDNRDTVDNRIASGEFRVIGQVDKTYIIIETLNKEILFIDQHAAHERVLFEKIQSDNTAKPKPSIVLHDEVEVVMTDEIIENIDRFKLIIESFGYGYKITGINKLEILRVPYTIIRKNIAKEFTNIAVDLCLTGKSKQEEAPRAMLSCKSAIKAGDELTYAEMEYLVTLLFNTNNFGTCPHGRPIIYMMTVQEIARKFYR, from the coding sequence ATGTCTGTAATAAAAAGGCTGTCGCCAGAAGTTGCTTCTAAAATAGCAGCAGGTGAAGTTGTTGAAAAACCTTTTAATGTTGTAAAAGAATTAATTGAGAATTCATGTGATGCTGGTGCATCAAAAATTATAGTTGAAGTTAATGAGGGTGGATTAAATAAAATAAAAATTATAGATAATGGCAAAGGAATAGATAAAGATGACTTACCACTTGCCTTAGAGCGTTTTGCTACAAGTAAAGCTGCAACTGTTGAAGATGTTTATTCTGCTGCAACTTTTGGGTTTCGTGGGGAAGCATTAGCAGCAATTTCTTCTGTCAGTGATTTTAAAATTACAAGCGGTAAAGATGGCAAAGCATATACTATCGCATGTCAGTATGGCAAAATTTGTGATATTAAACCAACTGCTGCTGTTAAAGGCACGATTATAGAAGCTGACAGGCTTTTTGAAAACCTGCCTGCAAGGCGTAAATTTTTAAAAAGCTCTAAAAGTCTGGAAGGTGAAATTATAAAACTGATTAAACATTTTTCTCTTATTAATCCAGAAATTGATATTATTTTAAAATGCAATGATAAAGAAGTATATCATGCATTATCTTCTGATGATACAGTAGTGAGAGCATCCAAAGTATTTAATGGGAAAGCATTCTGTAAAGGAGTGGCAGAATATGCTGGTAAAAAAGTAACAGCTTGTGCCACACTTCCAGCAGCTAGTGACAGATTAAAAAGAGATGCCATAATTATTGGTGTAAATGGAAGGCTTATAAAAGATGCAAGTCTAGTGCAGGCAGTTATTAATGCTTATCACAGACTTATTCCTGATGGCAGATTTCCTGCTGCGGTTATAGATATTAGAATTAATCCAGATATTGTTGATGCAAATGTGCATCCTGCAAAATTGGAAGTAAGGTTTGTAAATGCAGGAGAAATATTTTCTCTTGTAAATGATGCTGTTGCAAACTCTTTTAAAGGTAAAGGTGTAAATACTGGTTATACTGGTAATTATATACAGCAGGGTTATACAATTAATGATATACAAGATAATAAAGAGCAGAGTAATATAGAATATGAAAAACATGTAAAAAATAAGCCTGTATTTAATCAGGCAGGAAGCTATCCACCTTTTTCCAAGCATACAAACAGCAGCTTAAATACATCATATAAAGATGAAAGTCCAAAAATAAATAGTGCAGAAGTTCCACAGCCTGCTTATACATTATCTCTTGATGAAACTCTTGAAAATATTCCTGCATATAATACAGATATTTATGATAATACAGCAGCTGTTTTAAATGATAACAGAGATACAGTTGATAACCGTATTGCAAGTGGAGAATTCAGAGTTATAGGGCAGGTTGATAAAACATATATTATTATAGAAACACTAAACAAAGAAATTTTATTTATTGACCAGCATGCAGCACATGAAAGGGTGCTTTTTGAGAAAATACAGTCAGACAATACTGCAAAACCAAAACCTTCAATAGTTTTGCATGATGAAGTTGAAGTTGTAATGACTGATGAAATTATAGAAAATATTGACAGATTCAAATTAATTATTGAATCTTTTGGTTATGGTTATAAAATTACAGGTATAAATAAGCTTGAAATTTTAAGAGTGCCATATACTATTATAAGGAAAAATATTGCAAAAGAATTTACAAATATAGCGGTAGATTTATGTTTAACTGGTAAATCAAAACAAGAAGAAGCACCACGAGCTATGCTTTCATGTAAATCAGCAATAAAAGCAGGTGATGAATTAACTTATGCAGAAATGGAATATCTTGTTACACTGCTTTTTAATACTAATAATTTTGGTACCTGTCCCCATGGCAGACCAATTATATACATGATGACTGTGCAGGAGATTGCAAGGAAATTTTACAGATGA
- the miaA gene encoding tRNA (adenosine(37)-N6)-dimethylallyltransferase MiaA encodes MIIPIITGPTSSGKSGTAFNAALKTGIVEIISADAFQVYTNLDIGTAKVSRQEQQQVKHHLIDIMQPDECYSAGMFVQQAEKLIDDIIKRTKVPVITGGTGLYIKSLTDGIFNCPEIESSVREELQKKAEKDGLAVLYNKLVQVDNEYASKISSNDPTRIIRALEIYYGLGISFTEAHKKYNRKPKYKYTCAVLWQDRKVLYEKINERTLHMWQNGWKQEVENLLKAGYSTECPAFRAIGYKLIADYIMNGGSADDVINQIAKETRHFAKRQYTWFRNKENVVMYNNISLLENNLIDLINGKRSLL; translated from the coding sequence ATGATAATACCTATTATTACAGGTCCTACATCTTCTGGTAAAAGTGGCACAGCTTTTAATGCAGCATTAAAAACAGGTATTGTTGAAATTATTAGTGCAGATGCATTCCAAGTATATACAAATCTTGATATTGGCACAGCAAAAGTAAGCAGGCAGGAGCAGCAGCAGGTAAAACATCATCTTATAGATATTATGCAGCCAGATGAATGCTATTCTGCTGGTATGTTTGTTCAGCAGGCAGAAAAACTTATTGATGATATTATAAAACGGACAAAAGTGCCTGTTATAACAGGCGGCACAGGGCTTTATATTAAATCATTGACTGATGGTATATTTAACTGCCCTGAAATAGAAAGCAGTGTTAGAGAAGAATTGCAGAAAAAAGCAGAAAAAGATGGATTAGCTGTATTATATAATAAATTAGTGCAGGTTGATAATGAATATGCTTCTAAAATCAGCAGTAATGATCCCACAAGGATTATTCGTGCATTAGAAATATATTACGGACTTGGTATATCTTTTACAGAAGCACATAAAAAATATAACAGAAAACCAAAGTATAAATATACATGTGCAGTTTTATGGCAGGATAGAAAAGTGCTTTATGAAAAAATAAATGAAAGAACTTTGCATATGTGGCAAAATGGCTGGAAACAGGAAGTAGAAAATCTTTTAAAAGCAGGATATTCTACAGAATGTCCTGCTTTTAGAGCCATAGGATATAAGTTAATAGCAGATTATATTATGAATGGAGGAAGTGCTGATGATGTTATAAATCAGATAGCAAAAGAAACAAGACATTTTGCAAAACGCCAGTATACTTGGTTTAGAAATAAAGAAAATGTAGTTATGTATAATAATATTTCGTTACTTGAAAATAATTTAATAGATTTAATTAATGGAAAAAGGAGCTTGTTATGA
- a CDS encoding FtsB family cell division protein, with protein MRYAIIFTVIICAIVFYIIFGHNGMLKYNELVTVRQSYEERLREMDKEIAEKERELELAIKNQEYLEGIIRRELGLQKVGEDVYIIEDNKTTEEKK; from the coding sequence ATGAGATATGCAATAATATTTACAGTCATTATTTGTGCTATTGTATTTTATATTATATTTGGACATAATGGTATGCTTAAATACAATGAGCTTGTAACAGTTCGCCAAAGTTATGAAGAAAGATTAAGAGAAATGGATAAGGAAATAGCAGAAAAAGAAAGAGAATTGGAGCTTGCTATTAAAAATCAGGAATATTTAGAAGGAATTATTAGACGGGAGCTTGGTCTTCAGAAAGTAGGTGAAGATGTATATATTATAGAAGATAATAAAACCACAGAAGAAAAGAAATAA
- the xseA gene encoding exodeoxyribonuclease VII large subunit produces MQEFSVKEISHILSSILKNAFPEMVAVTGEISQVSKQNSSGHIYFTLKEGDSVLNATYFKYYHTANNFMPKLGDKVKVFGEIKSYDKSSSYQINVKKIEYDSEGLLWKQFEEMKKKLYAEGLFDESRKSPVPKYPYRAAILTALTGAVIKDFIVTTKNEKGRYLIDVWNIPVQNIENAPVIADTILKAGSHTERYDVIVVMRGGGSVEDLAVFNQEVVARAAAASKVPLISAVGHETDFTIIDYVADYRAATPTAAAVYLSSHYKAAQQLLEKYIFVLNKNTVNMLDKKNQQLDMVSLKLESKSPLHRLIKLNHKISDFNNVLENMLNKKLYGLNKKLSKYEYVITASNPANLIEAYKVRIANSHKTLSTNMFARISAYNYKEIIFRKNIKIAVLNKLEKKSSRLDFYFHKLSLFNPAKKLDGYKYKFDIIEKSLLKAVKEKYAVSYRQLKDGSRCLEQYIVDYLFNKNADISLLESKLYLLDPQNVIERGYAVVTQKEKIISSVDNVEMETELTITLKDGVISAYPEEKNKNNTKNITELDNIEKILK; encoded by the coding sequence ATGCAGGAATTTAGTGTTAAAGAAATATCACATATATTATCAAGTATATTAAAAAATGCTTTTCCAGAAATGGTTGCCGTTACTGGCGAAATATCACAGGTATCAAAGCAGAATTCAAGTGGTCATATATATTTTACATTAAAAGAAGGCGATTCTGTTTTAAATGCAACATATTTTAAATATTACCATACTGCTAATAATTTTATGCCTAAACTAGGTGATAAAGTAAAAGTGTTTGGTGAAATAAAAAGTTATGATAAATCAAGCAGTTATCAGATAAATGTTAAAAAAATAGAGTATGATTCAGAAGGGCTTTTATGGAAGCAGTTTGAAGAAATGAAAAAGAAACTCTATGCAGAAGGTCTTTTTGATGAGTCAAGAAAAAGTCCTGTGCCAAAATATCCATATAGAGCTGCCATATTAACTGCATTAACTGGTGCTGTTATTAAGGATTTTATTGTTACAACTAAAAATGAAAAAGGCAGATATTTAATAGATGTGTGGAATATTCCTGTCCAGAATATTGAAAATGCACCTGTTATTGCAGATACCATATTAAAAGCAGGAAGTCATACTGAAAGATATGATGTAATAGTGGTTATGCGTGGCGGCGGCAGTGTGGAGGATTTAGCCGTTTTTAATCAGGAAGTTGTAGCTCGTGCTGCAGCTGCATCAAAAGTGCCGTTAATTAGTGCAGTAGGTCATGAAACAGATTTTACAATTATAGATTATGTTGCAGATTACAGAGCAGCAACCCCAACAGCAGCAGCTGTATATTTATCATCTCACTATAAAGCTGCTCAACAGCTGCTTGAAAAATATATATTTGTATTAAATAAAAATACTGTAAATATGCTTGATAAAAAAAATCAGCAGCTTGATATGGTTTCATTAAAATTAGAGAGTAAATCACCATTACACAGGCTTATTAAACTTAATCACAAAATATCTGACTTTAATAATGTGCTTGAAAATATGCTTAATAAAAAATTATATGGATTAAATAAAAAGCTTTCAAAGTATGAATATGTAATTACTGCATCTAATCCTGCTAATTTAATAGAAGCATACAAAGTGAGAATAGCTAACAGCCATAAAACATTATCAACAAATATGTTTGCTAGAATTTCAGCTTATAATTATAAAGAAATAATATTTAGGAAAAACATAAAAATAGCAGTATTAAATAAACTAGAAAAGAAATCGTCTCGTTTAGACTTTTATTTTCATAAACTTAGTTTATTTAATCCTGCTAAAAAATTAGATGGTTATAAATATAAGTTTGATATAATAGAAAAATCTCTTTTAAAAGCAGTAAAAGAAAAATATGCAGTATCATACAGGCAGTTAAAAGATGGAAGCAGGTGTTTAGAGCAGTATATAGTTGATTATCTATTTAATAAAAATGCAGATATTTCGCTGCTTGAAAGTAAACTATATCTGCTTGACCCACAAAATGTCATAGAAAGAGGCTATGCTGTTGTTACACAAAAAGAGAAAATAATATCTTCAGTTGATAATGTGGAAATGGAAACTGAACTTACTATAACATTAAAAGATGGTGTAATTAGTGCATATCCTGAAGAAAAGAATAAAAATAATACTAAAAACATTACAGAATTAGATAACATAGAAAAAATTTTAAAATAG
- the greA gene encoding transcription elongation factor GreA: MSRIPITRGGYEKLKAELDKLRNVDRNEVILAIQEARGHGDLSENAEYDAAKERQGMIEARINELEYKMSLFEIIDISQMSGDKVAFGATVTIENIDTEERKTYTIVGSDEADIFNGKISIMSPLARAMMGKKESDDFTVQAPKGETEYEIIKIEFIEG; this comes from the coding sequence ATGAGCAGAATACCTATAACACGCGGTGGTTATGAAAAATTAAAGGCAGAGCTTGATAAACTGCGTAATGTAGATAGGAATGAGGTAATACTTGCTATTCAGGAAGCAAGAGGACATGGGGATTTAAGTGAAAATGCTGAATATGATGCAGCAAAAGAAAGGCAGGGTATGATTGAAGCACGCATTAATGAACTTGAATATAAAATGAGCCTTTTTGAAATTATAGATATATCACAGATGTCTGGTGATAAAGTTGCTTTTGGTGCTACTGTCACTATTGAAAATATTGATACAGAAGAAAGAAAAACTTATACCATAGTAGGCAGTGATGAAGCAGATATTTTTAATGGAAAAATATCTATTATGTCACCACTTGCAAGAGCTATGATGGGTAAAAAGGAAAGTGATGATTTCACTGTTCAGGCTCCAAAAGGTGAAACTGAATATGAAATTATTAAAATTGAATTTATAGAAGGATAA
- the pgsA gene encoding CDP-diacylglycerol--glycerol-3-phosphate 3-phosphatidyltransferase yields MKLELNIANQLTIVRVVAIPLYLLVLYINKDWSNVAATIIFIFAGVSDFLDGYIARKYNMVTDLGKILDPIADKILVAAALIALIDLDRLYWWIAVLMLARDFAMEALRNFAASKGVIIAAGIWGKLKTTFQMVAIGMLSFKITWLGINWFLMGTILMYAALVLSIYSAFVYYRDYFKNENKGELV; encoded by the coding sequence ATGAAATTAGAGCTGAATATTGCTAACCAGTTAACAATAGTAAGAGTTGTGGCAATACCTCTTTATCTTCTTGTGCTTTACATTAATAAAGATTGGAGTAATGTAGCTGCAACTATTATTTTTATATTTGCAGGCGTTTCAGATTTCCTTGATGGTTATATTGCAAGAAAGTATAATATGGTTACTGATTTAGGTAAAATATTAGACCCTATTGCTGATAAAATACTTGTGGCAGCAGCATTGATTGCATTAATTGATTTAGACAGGCTTTACTGGTGGATAGCAGTATTAATGCTTGCAAGAGATTTTGCAATGGAAGCTTTGCGTAATTTTGCTGCAAGTAAAGGTGTAATTATTGCAGCAGGTATATGGGGCAAGTTAAAAACAACTTTCCAAATGGTAGCAATAGGTATGCTTTCATTTAAAATTACATGGCTTGGTATAAACTGGTTTTTAATGGGAACTATTCTTATGTATGCAGCATTAGTATTATCTATATATTCAGCATTTGTATATTATAGAGATTACTTTAAAAATGAAAATAAAGGGGAGCTTGTTTAG
- the plsY gene encoding glycerol-3-phosphate 1-O-acyltransferase PlsY has protein sequence MTIPQILLITASYFIGAIPFAYIIVKLVKKIDIRTVGSGNAGATNAARVLGKWGFISVFVLDALKGFIPVFISLHFYGQTIITLITAAVVVLGHTYTVFLGFKGGKGVATGAGVFLALAPIEIGIGLVVFIIVFFATKMVSAGSILGSLTLLIAVCAISDWFALKVLTAVIVFFVIFKHRSNIVRIIKGEENKFVRKKEKDAE, from the coding sequence ATGACAATACCACAAATATTATTAATTACAGCATCATATTTCATTGGTGCAATACCATTTGCATATATTATAGTGAAGCTTGTTAAGAAAATAGATATAAGAACTGTTGGCAGTGGTAATGCTGGTGCTACAAATGCGGCAAGAGTTCTTGGAAAGTGGGGTTTTATAAGTGTATTTGTGCTTGATGCACTAAAAGGCTTTATTCCTGTATTTATATCACTTCATTTTTATGGACAGACTATTATTACATTGATTACAGCAGCAGTCGTTGTGCTTGGTCATACATATACAGTCTTTCTTGGTTTTAAAGGCGGTAAAGGTGTAGCAACAGGTGCTGGTGTATTTTTAGCACTTGCTCCAATTGAAATAGGCATAGGACTTGTTGTATTTATAATAGTTTTTTTTGCTACAAAAATGGTATCTGCTGGCTCTATTTTAGGCTCTCTTACACTGCTTATTGCAGTGTGTGCCATAAGTGACTGGTTTGCACTTAAAGTGCTTACTGCTGTTATAGTTTTTTTTGTTATATTTAAACACCGTTCAAATATTGTGCGTATTATTAAGGGTGAAGAAAACAAATTTGTCCGCAAAAAAGAAAAAGATGCAGAATAA
- the ribD gene encoding bifunctional diaminohydroxyphosphoribosylaminopyrimidine deaminase/5-amino-6-(5-phosphoribosylamino)uracil reductase RibD, translating to MGKCIELARNVKGFTLTNPLVGAAVIKGGNAVYGIHEKYGSFHAEINAIKNAGEDVSGCELFVTLEPCSTYGKTPPCVEKIISSGIKKVYIGVLDVNPKHRGRGVNILRNAGIEVEYGVLVKECSLLIEDFIKYQTLKLPYVTLKTASSIDGKIACKTGHSKWITGDDARELVHKMRGLSDVVLTGIGTVEADNPLMTDRRKNAVRQPVRAVLDSSLKIDINANIVNSAEYAPVIIYTSENADSSKIMQLNDKNVKVIKVPCVNGMLDIKEVLYSLYELGYMNVFVEAGSRVNGSFFDNRLVDRLEAFIAPKVIGGKDAVSSIGGLGINNMNEALIFKDYEINICGQDILISARINDYAMQAVEFTKNYNVE from the coding sequence ATGGGTAAGTGTATTGAGCTTGCCCGAAATGTTAAAGGATTTACTTTAACTAACCCGTTAGTTGGGGCTGCTGTTATTAAAGGCGGTAATGCAGTTTATGGTATACATGAAAAATATGGCAGCTTTCATGCTGAAATAAATGCTATAAAAAATGCAGGTGAAGATGTTTCTGGCTGTGAGCTTTTTGTTACATTAGAGCCATGTTCTACTTATGGTAAAACACCACCTTGTGTGGAAAAAATTATTTCATCAGGTATAAAAAAAGTGTATATTGGTGTGCTTGATGTAAACCCTAAACACAGAGGGCGTGGTGTTAATATTCTTAGAAATGCTGGAATAGAAGTAGAATATGGTGTTCTTGTAAAAGAATGCAGCTTATTAATAGAAGATTTTATTAAATATCAGACATTAAAACTGCCTTATGTAACATTAAAAACTGCAAGCAGTATAGATGGTAAGATTGCATGTAAAACAGGACATTCTAAATGGATAACTGGCGATGATGCAAGAGAGCTTGTTCATAAAATGCGTGGTTTATCTGATGTTGTTTTAACAGGTATAGGAACAGTTGAAGCAGATAATCCTTTAATGACAGATAGAAGAAAAAATGCTGTGCGACAGCCTGTTAGAGCAGTGCTTGACAGCAGCTTAAAAATAGATATTAATGCAAATATAGTAAATAGTGCAGAATATGCCCCAGTGATTATTTATACTTCAGAAAATGCTGACAGCAGCAAAATTATGCAACTTAATGATAAAAATGTAAAAGTTATAAAAGTTCCTTGTGTAAATGGGATGTTAGATATAAAAGAGGTATTATATTCACTATATGAATTAGGATATATGAATGTATTTGTTGAAGCTGGCAGCAGAGTAAATGGCTCATTTTTTGATAACAGGCTTGTAGACAGGCTGGAAGCATTTATTGCACCAAAAGTAATTGGTGGAAAAGATGCAGTTTCATCAATAGGCGGCTTAGGTATTAATAATATGAATGAGGCTTTAATATTTAAAGATTATGAAATAAATATCTGCGGTCAGGATATATTAATATCTGCAAGAATAAATGATTATGCAATGCAGGCTGTTGAATTTACTAAAAATTATAATGTAGAATAA
- a CDS encoding riboflavin synthase: MFTGIIEELGKVSALIKGDKSLKLKVECSKVTDGLLLGDSIAVNGVCLTAVSFGSSFFEADISYETIAKTSLNNIRSGSVVNLERALTLSSRLGGHIVQGHVDGTGRILNITKYGDSYRLFISYPDYLDKYIVSKCSIAVDGISLTAADVNSNSFEVAVIPHTFENTNLKYKKNGDIVNLESDIIARYVEKMVYDEEKDDKLKSLILGFKR, from the coding sequence ATGTTTACTGGGATAATAGAAGAACTTGGAAAAGTAAGTGCCTTGATAAAAGGCGATAAAAGTTTGAAACTAAAAGTAGAATGTAGTAAAGTAACTGATGGCTTACTTTTAGGTGATTCTATTGCTGTTAATGGTGTATGTTTGACTGCCGTTAGCTTTGGAAGCAGTTTTTTTGAAGCGGATATAAGTTATGAAACAATTGCAAAAACATCACTTAATAATATTAGAAGTGGCAGTGTTGTTAATTTAGAAAGAGCATTAACTTTATCATCAAGGCTTGGTGGTCATATTGTTCAAGGTCATGTTGATGGAACAGGCAGAATATTAAACATTACTAAATATGGAGACTCTTATAGATTATTTATCAGCTATCCTGATTATCTAGATAAATATATCGTATCAAAATGCTCCATAGCAGTAGATGGTATTAGTTTAACAGCAGCAGATGTTAACAGTAACAGTTTTGAAGTGGCTGTTATTCCACATACTTTTGAAAATACAAACTTAAAATATAAAAAAAACGGTGATATAGTTAATTTAGAATCAGATATTATTGCAAGATATGTAGAAAAAATGGTTTATGATGAAGAAAAAGATGATAAATTAAAATCGCTGATATTGGGTTTTAAAAGGTAG
- a CDS encoding bifunctional 3,4-dihydroxy-2-butanone-4-phosphate synthase/GTP cyclohydrolase II gives MDMSVRAGVEEAINIIKSGGMIILTDDESRENEGDLVFAADFVTPEKVNFMATYGKGLICVALSADRCDTLGLEQMSSNNACRFGTAFTVSVEAKHGITTGISAFDRAKTIKVLADPLSKKNDLIKPGHIFPLRARDGGVLVRPGQTEGSVDLSRLAGLNHAGVICEIMNDNGTMARMNDLEKFARSHSLKILTIEDLIEYRKINDNLIEKVSSAILPTEFGTFRIEGYQNKADGKEAVALIKGDIEGGNSLLVRVHSQCLTGDGFASLRCDCGNQLHTAMQMIEQEGRGVILYMFQEGRGIGLLNKIKAYKLQDKGYDTVEANIKLGFLDDERDYSFGAQLLRKLGVNKMRFMSNNPRKFSGLEKYGIEIVERVPIQCGIGGENIKYMQTKKQKLGHFLDI, from the coding sequence ATGGATATGAGTGTTCGTGCAGGCGTTGAAGAAGCAATAAATATAATAAAATCTGGCGGTATGATAATTTTGACTGATGATGAATCTCGTGAAAATGAAGGTGATTTAGTATTTGCTGCTGATTTTGTTACACCTGAAAAAGTTAATTTTATGGCAACTTATGGAAAAGGGCTTATATGTGTTGCTTTAAGTGCTGATAGATGTGATACTCTTGGTTTAGAGCAAATGTCGTCTAATAATGCATGCAGATTTGGAACAGCTTTTACAGTATCAGTTGAAGCAAAACATGGTATTACAACAGGTATTTCTGCTTTTGACAGAGCAAAAACTATAAAAGTGCTTGCAGATCCACTTTCTAAAAAAAATGATTTAATAAAACCGGGTCATATATTTCCTTTAAGGGCAAGAGATGGTGGAGTATTAGTGCGTCCTGGTCAGACAGAGGGCTCTGTTGATTTATCACGCCTTGCAGGATTAAATCATGCTGGTGTAATCTGTGAAATAATGAATGATAATGGCACAATGGCACGAATGAATGATTTAGAAAAATTTGCCCGCAGTCATTCATTAAAAATATTGACTATTGAAGACTTAATAGAATATAGAAAAATAAATGATAATTTAATAGAAAAAGTATCATCAGCTATTCTTCCAACAGAATTTGGAACATTTAGAATAGAAGGATATCAAAATAAAGCAGATGGTAAAGAAGCTGTTGCATTAATTAAAGGTGATATTGAAGGCGGCAACTCGCTGCTTGTAAGAGTTCATTCTCAGTGTTTAACTGGTGATGGATTTGCTTCTTTAAGGTGTGACTGTGGCAACCAGCTGCATACTGCTATGCAGATGATAGAGCAGGAAGGTAGAGGGGTTATTTTATATATGTTTCAAGAAGGCAGAGGCATAGGACTTTTAAATAAAATAAAGGCTTATAAACTGCAGGATAAAGGTTATGATACGGTAGAAGCTAATATTAAACTTGGTTTTTTAGATGATGAAAGAGATTATTCTTTTGGAGCTCAGCTTTTAAGAAAACTGGGTGTAAATAAAATGCGATTTATGTCTAATAATCCACGAAAATTTTCAGGTCTTGAAAAATATGGTATTGAAATTGTGGAAAGAGTTCCTATTCAGTGCGGTATAGGCGGAGAAAATATAAAATATATGCAGACAAAAAAACAAAAACTAGGTCATTTTTTAGATATATAA